A genomic region of Plasmodium malariae genome assembly, contig: PmUG01_00_4, whole genome shotgun sequence contains the following coding sequences:
- the PmUG01_00017900 gene encoding fam-m protein, with protein sequence MEQKINTTLFFKISAFMILSWICHFFVIQYDNRTNNKLLIENWVPCKRLNTRSYRLLAKYKKNKDSNILDLKEDKPFNGEINKGKNRQSNRTLLNKAQYYTEVIDYENGMFDGKYFHFEKKLINKNDYDDLLEKKRRICDIDLKKIKFRKYRYGAFITSFFSCSHLDCQYYNILST encoded by the exons atggaacaaaaaattaataccaccttatttttcaaaatttctgCGTTTATGATTTTAAGTTGGATATGTCATTTTTTTGTGATACAGTAtgataat agaACTAATAACAAATTGTTAATTGAGAATTGGGTACCATGTAAAAGATTAAATACAAGAAGTTATCGTttactagcaaaatataaaaagaataaagatTCAAATATTCTAGATCTTAAAGAGGATAAACCATTCAATGGAGAGATtaacaaaggaaaaaacagaCAGTCTAATAGaactttattaaataaggcGCAGTACTATACAGAAGTTATAGATTATGAAAATGGGATGTTTGATGGTAAATActtccattttgaaaaaaaattaattaataaaaatgactATGATGATttacttgaaaaaaaaaggagaatttGTGAtatagatttaaaaaaaattaaattcagAAAATACAGATATGGAGCTTTTAtaacttcatttttttcttgttcgCATTTGGATTGCCAATATTACAACATTTTAAGTACTTGA